A genome region from Yoonia vestfoldensis includes the following:
- the queA gene encoding tRNA preQ1(34) S-adenosylmethionine ribosyltransferase-isomerase QueA, giving the protein MKLSDFDFDLPEALIATRPARPRSSARLLLAQGDQIADRIVTDLVDILQPGDRLVLNDTKVIPARLTGTRARIGEAGETAAKIEVTLLEPQAGGDWSALVKPLKKVRDGEVIVFSAALSATLVSRADGQARLAFNLTGDDFDAALNAVGAMPLPPYIEAKRPSDAADMDDYQTYWAKHAGAVAAPTASLHFDGPLLQALAARGVTMSYVTLHVGAGTFLPVKVDDVRDHKMHAEWGEVTDKAAAEINATKAAGKRVIPVGTTALRLIESAAKEGQLQPWTGPTDIFITPGFAFQIADGLMTNFHLPKSTLMMLVSAMMGMDRIKAIYAHAIAERYRFFSYGDSSLLLPDRA; this is encoded by the coding sequence ATGAAACTAAGTGATTTCGATTTCGACCTGCCCGAGGCGCTGATCGCCACCCGCCCCGCGCGGCCGCGGTCTTCGGCCCGGTTGCTGCTGGCGCAGGGTGATCAGATCGCGGACCGGATCGTCACCGATCTGGTCGATATCCTGCAACCGGGCGACCGGCTGGTGCTGAATGACACCAAGGTGATCCCCGCGCGGCTGACCGGCACCCGCGCGCGCATCGGCGAGGCCGGCGAGACCGCCGCGAAGATCGAGGTGACTTTGCTGGAACCGCAGGCCGGCGGCGATTGGTCGGCGCTGGTCAAGCCGCTTAAAAAGGTGCGCGACGGCGAGGTGATCGTCTTTTCCGCCGCTCTGTCCGCGACATTGGTCAGCCGTGCCGACGGGCAGGCGCGGCTGGCGTTCAACCTGACGGGCGATGATTTCGATGCCGCGCTCAATGCCGTGGGCGCCATGCCGCTGCCACCCTATATCGAGGCCAAGCGCCCATCCGATGCCGCCGATATGGATGATTACCAGACCTATTGGGCAAAGCATGCGGGCGCTGTGGCCGCGCCCACCGCATCGCTGCATTTCGACGGGCCTTTGTTGCAGGCGCTGGCCGCACGCGGGGTGACGATGTCTTATGTGACGCTGCATGTGGGCGCAGGCACCTTTTTGCCGGTCAAGGTGGATGATGTGCGCGACCACAAGATGCATGCCGAATGGGGCGAGGTGACGGATAAAGCCGCCGCCGAGATCAATGCCACCAAGGCGGCAGGCAAGCGGGTGATCCCGGTCGGCACAACCGCGCTGCGGCTGATCGAAAGCGCCGCCAAGGAGGGGCAATTGCAGCCCTGGACCGGGCCTACGGATATTTTCATCACGCCGGGCTTTGCGTTTCAGATCGCGGATGGGCTGATGACCAATTTCCACCTGCCCAAATCCACGCTGATGATGCTGGTCTCGGCGATGATGGGGATGGACAGGATCAAGGCGATCTATGCCCATGCCATCGCCGAACGCTACCGGTTCTTTTCCTATGGAGATTCGTCGCTTTTGTTACCTGACCGCGCGTGA
- a CDS encoding MFS transporter has product MFQVLTGSWALFLGMFLLMVGNGLQGTLLGLRGEMEGFSTLALSFVMSAYFLGFLFSSRFTPELIRRVGHVRVFAAMGSMISAVLILYPTLVDPIAWTIGRVIMGFCFCGVYITAESWLNDASSNANRGKALSLYMIVQMAGIVFAQYIVSLGDVSGYVIFIIPSVLVSLAFAPVLLSARPMPAFSATKPMQIKALIQTSPLGCAGMFLLGGVFAAQFGMSAVYGSRVGLSVGEISFFISAIYVAALVLQYPIGWLSDRMDRRRLIIWIALLGGFGSLIAFIVPGSFVLIIISGAIVGGTSNPLYALLIAYTNDYLEKEDMAAASGGLLFINGLGAIMGPLIVGLMMDVIGDNGFWLFTAVLMLGVGLFGMVRAAQRDRGALDLDQVPYAPVSAGSSAVAVGVAQEVYLDAVSDEIAARADQDA; this is encoded by the coding sequence ATGTTTCAGGTACTGACAGGATCATGGGCGCTGTTTCTGGGAATGTTCCTGTTGATGGTGGGCAATGGGCTGCAAGGCACATTGCTGGGCCTGCGCGGCGAGATGGAAGGTTTCAGCACGCTGGCGCTGTCTTTCGTGATGTCGGCCTATTTCCTGGGCTTCTTGTTTTCATCGCGCTTTACCCCTGAACTGATCCGCCGTGTCGGCCATGTGCGGGTCTTTGCGGCGATGGGGTCGATGATCTCGGCGGTGCTGATCCTTTATCCCACATTGGTGGACCCGATTGCCTGGACCATCGGGCGGGTGATCATGGGGTTCTGTTTCTGCGGCGTCTATATCACCGCCGAAAGCTGGCTGAACGATGCGTCAAGCAATGCCAACCGCGGCAAGGCGCTGTCGCTTTACATGATCGTGCAGATGGCGGGGATCGTCTTTGCGCAATATATCGTCAGCCTGGGCGATGTATCGGGCTATGTGATCTTTATCATCCCTTCGGTGCTGGTGTCGCTGGCCTTTGCGCCGGTGCTGTTATCGGCCCGCCCGATGCCGGCCTTTTCCGCGACCAAGCCGATGCAGATCAAGGCGCTGATCCAGACCTCGCCCTTGGGCTGCGCGGGGATGTTCCTGCTGGGCGGCGTCTTTGCCGCGCAATTCGGCATGTCGGCGGTTTACGGCAGCCGCGTCGGGCTGAGCGTGGGGGAAATCTCTTTCTTCATCTCGGCGATCTATGTGGCCGCATTGGTGCTGCAATATCCGATCGGCTGGCTGTCCGACCGCATGGACCGGCGCCGGCTGATCATCTGGATCGCCCTGCTGGGCGGGTTCGGGTCGCTGATCGCCTTTATCGTGCCGGGCAGCTTTGTGCTGATCATTATCAGCGGGGCCATCGTGGGCGGCACATCCAACCCGCTTTATGCGCTGCTGATCGCCTATACCAATGATTACCTCGAAAAAGAGGATATGGCCGCCGCCTCTGGCGGGTTGTTGTTCATCAACGGGCTGGGGGCGATCATGGGGCCGCTGATCGTGGGTCTGATGATGGATGTGATCGGGGATAACGGGTTCTGGCTGTTCACCGCGGTGCTGATGCTGGGGGTGGGGCTGTTTGGGATGGTGCGTGCCGCGCAGCGGGATCGCGGCGCGCTGGATCTGGATCAGGTGCCCTATGCGCCGGTCTCGGCCGGATCATCCGCTGTCGCTGTCGGTGTCGCGCAAGAGGTCTATCTGGACGCCGTCAGCGACGAGATCGCCGCCCGCGCCGATCAGGACGCCTAA
- a CDS encoding DUF924 family protein, protein MARADEVLAFWLDECSPSDWYKSDPDFDALIRDRFAQTWIAATEGSLGLWLTHPTGTLAYIILTDQFPRNMFRDTAKAFSTDLLGLAAAKMAIERNWDMKIAEPARQFFYLPLMHSEALSDQDRAVRLIHSRMPETGEANRDHARAHRRIIRDFGRFPYRNAALGRRSSPAEQSFLDAGGYGFALRMLQEKPA, encoded by the coding sequence GTGGCGCGCGCAGACGAGGTTCTGGCCTTTTGGCTCGATGAATGTTCGCCCTCGGATTGGTATAAATCCGATCCTGATTTCGACGCCCTGATCCGCGACCGTTTCGCGCAGACATGGATCGCCGCGACCGAAGGATCGCTGGGGCTATGGCTGACCCATCCGACCGGCACGCTGGCCTATATCATCCTGACCGATCAATTCCCGCGCAATATGTTCCGCGACACGGCCAAGGCCTTTTCCACCGATCTGCTGGGGCTGGCCGCCGCCAAGATGGCGATTGAACGCAATTGGGACATGAAGATCGCCGAACCCGCGCGGCAATTCTTCTACCTGCCCTTGATGCATTCCGAGGCTTTGTCCGATCAGGACCGCGCGGTCCGGCTGATCCATTCGCGGATGCCCGAGACCGGCGAGGCCAACCGCGACCATGCCCGCGCGCATCGCCGGATCATCCGCGATTTCGGCCGCTTTCCCTATCGCAATGCCGCGCTGGGCCGGCGCAGCAGCCCCGCCGAGCAAAGCTTTCTGGATGCGGGTGGCTATGGCTTTGCCCTGCGCATGTTGCAGGAAAAACCGGCCTGA
- the lpdA gene encoding dihydrolipoyl dehydrogenase, with protein sequence MAAKNFDLIIIGAGPGGYVAAIRAAQLGMNVVVVERENLGGICLNWGCIPTKAMLRSSEVFHLMHRAKEFGLSVEKVDYDLDAVVKRSRGVAKQMEGGVKHLLKKNKVTVIMGEATIPAKGKVSVKTDAGTEDLTAKNIVLATGARARNLPGLEADGDRVWSYRHALVPPHMPKKLLVIGSGAIGIEFASFYNTLGAETTVVEVMDRVLPVEDAEISAFAKKQFVKQGMTIMEKATVKQLDRTKDKVTAHIESGGKVEKKDFDTVISAVGIVGNTEGLGLEALGVKIDRTHVVTDEYCRTGVDGLYAIGDIAGAPWLAHKASHEGVMVAELIAGKHAHPVKPESIAGCTYCHPQVASVGYTEAKAKELGYTVKVGKFPFIGNGKAVALGEPEGLIKTVFDAKTGELLGAHMVGAEVTELIQGYVIGRQLETTEEDLMNTVFPHPTLSEMMHESVLDAYGRVIHM encoded by the coding sequence ATGGCTGCGAAAAACTTTGATCTGATCATCATCGGGGCAGGTCCCGGCGGTTATGTGGCGGCGATCCGCGCGGCGCAATTGGGCATGAATGTCGTTGTGGTCGAGCGTGAAAACCTCGGCGGGATCTGTCTGAACTGGGGCTGTATCCCGACCAAGGCGATGCTGCGATCCTCCGAAGTGTTCCACCTGATGCACCGCGCCAAGGAATTCGGGCTGAGCGTCGAAAAGGTCGATTACGATCTGGATGCCGTGGTCAAACGCTCGCGCGGGGTGGCCAAGCAGATGGAAGGCGGCGTCAAGCATCTGCTGAAGAAAAACAAGGTCACCGTGATCATGGGCGAGGCGACGATCCCCGCCAAGGGCAAGGTCAGCGTCAAAACTGATGCCGGCACCGAGGATTTGACCGCCAAGAATATCGTGCTGGCCACAGGCGCACGCGCGCGCAACCTGCCGGGGCTAGAGGCGGATGGCGACAGGGTCTGGTCCTATCGTCACGCGCTGGTCCCGCCGCATATGCCCAAGAAATTGCTGGTCATCGGCTCGGGCGCGATCGGCATCGAATTTGCAAGCTTTTACAACACTTTGGGCGCCGAGACGACCGTGGTCGAGGTGATGGACCGCGTGCTGCCCGTGGAAGATGCCGAAATCAGCGCCTTTGCGAAAAAGCAATTCGTCAAACAGGGCATGACGATCATGGAAAAGGCGACGGTCAAGCAATTGGACCGCACCAAGGACAAGGTCACCGCCCATATCGAAAGCGGCGGCAAGGTTGAAAAGAAAGACTTTGACACCGTGATCAGCGCTGTCGGCATCGTCGGCAATACCGAAGGTCTGGGGCTGGAAGCTTTGGGCGTCAAGATCGACCGCACCCATGTGGTGACGGATGAATATTGCCGCACCGGGGTGGATGGGCTTTATGCCATCGGCGATATCGCGGGCGCGCCATGGCTTGCGCATAAGGCCAGCCATGAAGGCGTGATGGTCGCCGAATTGATCGCGGGTAAACACGCCCATCCGGTCAAACCCGAAAGCATCGCAGGCTGCACCTATTGCCACCCGCAGGTCGCATCCGTCGGCTATACAGAGGCCAAGGCCAAGGAACTCGGCTATACTGTCAAGGTCGGCAAGTTTCCGTTCATCGGCAATGGCAAGGCCGTGGCCCTGGGCGAACCCGAAGGGCTGATCAAGACCGTGTTCGATGCCAAGACAGGCGAGCTGCTGGGCGCGCATATGGTCGGGGCGGAAGTGACCGAATTGATCCAGGGCTATGTGATCGGCCGGCAGTTGGAAACCACCGAAGAAGACCTGATGAACACGGTCTTCCCGCATCCGACCCTGTCAGAAATGATGCATGAAAGCGTGCTGGATGCTTATGGGCGCGTGATCCATATGTAG
- the uvrA gene encoding excinuclease ABC subunit UvrA: MAELKHIAVRGAREHNLKNIDVDIPRDQLVVITGLSGSGKSSLAFDTIYAEGQRRYVESLSAYARQFLDMMEKPDVDHISGLSPAISIEQKTTSKNPRSTVGTITEIYDYLRLLFARAGTPYSPATGLPIEAQQVQDMVDRVMALPEGTRGYLLAPIIRDRKGEYRKEFLDLRKQGFQRVKVDGQFYELDEPPTLDKKFRHDIDVVVDRIVVRAGLETRLADSFRTALDLADGITVLETAPAEGEGAPERITFSEKFACPVSGFTIPEIEPRLFSFNAPFGACPDCDGLGVELFFDEQLVVPDVTLKIADGALAPWRKGKSPYFLQTIEAIAKHYGFNKNARWKDLDPKVQEVFLRGSGSEEIKFRYDEGGRVYQVERPFEGVIPNMERRYRETDSNWIREEFEAYQNNRPCGTCGGYRLRQEALAVKIGGQHVGQVVQMSIKEAYDWCLTVPDNLSKQKNEIAVAILKEIRERLGFLNNVGLEYLTLARNSGTLSGGESQRIRLASQIGSGLQGVLYVLDEPSIGLHQRDNDRLLTTLKNLRDQGNTVIVVEHDEEAIREADYVFDIGPGAGVHGGQVVAQGTPAEIMANENSITGMYLTGKREIAVPATRRKGKGKKLTVVKATGNNLHDVTADFPLGMFVCVTGVSGGGKSTLTIETLFKNASQKLNGARQTPAPCETIKGFEHLDKVIDIDQRPIGRTPRSNPATYTGAFTPIRDWFAGLPEAKARGYKPGRFSFNVKGGRCEACQGDGVIKIEMHFLPDVYVTCETCKGARYNRETLEVKFKGKSIADVLDMTVEDAQGFFTAVPSIREKMDALMRVGLGYIKVGQQATTLSGGEAQRVKLSKELARRSTGRTLYILDEPTTGLHFEDVRKLLEVLHELVDQGNSVIVIEHNLDVVKTADHIIDIGPEGGDGGGRIVAVGTPEEVAEVAESHTGRYLKPMLAPRKVAAE, encoded by the coding sequence ATGGCAGAGCTGAAACATATCGCAGTGCGCGGCGCGCGCGAACATAACCTCAAGAACATTGACGTGGATATTCCGCGCGACCAGCTTGTGGTGATCACCGGCCTGTCGGGGTCGGGCAAATCCTCGCTGGCTTTTGACACGATCTATGCCGAAGGGCAGCGCCGCTATGTCGAATCCCTGTCGGCCTATGCGCGGCAATTCCTCGATATGATGGAAAAGCCCGATGTCGATCATATCAGCGGCCTGTCCCCCGCGATTTCCATCGAGCAGAAAACCACCAGCAAGAACCCAAGGTCCACCGTCGGCACGATCACCGAGATTTACGATTACCTGCGTCTGCTGTTTGCCCGCGCGGGCACGCCCTATAGCCCCGCCACCGGCCTGCCGATCGAGGCGCAGCAGGTGCAAGACATGGTCGACCGTGTCATGGCCCTGCCCGAAGGCACGCGCGGCTATCTGCTGGCCCCGATCATCCGCGACCGCAAGGGCGAATACCGCAAGGAATTTCTGGACCTGCGCAAACAGGGCTTCCAGCGCGTCAAGGTGGACGGGCAGTTCTATGAACTGGACGAGCCGCCGACGCTGGACAAGAAATTCCGTCATGATATCGATGTGGTCGTTGACCGGATCGTCGTGCGCGCGGGGTTGGAAACGCGGCTGGCCGATAGTTTCCGCACAGCGCTCGATCTGGCGGATGGGATCACCGTGCTGGAAACCGCGCCCGCCGAGGGCGAGGGCGCACCCGAACGCATCACATTCTCGGAAAAATTCGCCTGTCCGGTCTCGGGTTTCACGATCCCCGAGATCGAACCGCGCCTGTTTTCCTTTAACGCCCCCTTTGGCGCTTGCCCGGATTGCGACGGGCTGGGGGTGGAATTGTTCTTTGACGAACAGCTGGTCGTCCCCGATGTGACGCTGAAAATCGCCGATGGCGCGCTGGCCCCCTGGCGCAAGGGCAAGTCGCCCTATTTCCTGCAAACCATCGAAGCCATCGCCAAACATTACGGGTTCAACAAGAATGCCCGCTGGAAAGACCTCGACCCCAAGGTGCAGGAGGTGTTTCTGCGCGGCTCTGGCAGCGAGGAGATCAAATTCCGCTATGACGAGGGCGGGCGCGTCTATCAGGTCGAACGCCCCTTCGAAGGCGTGATCCCCAATATGGAACGCCGCTACCGCGAGACCGACAGCAATTGGATCCGCGAGGAATTCGAAGCCTATCAGAACAACCGCCCCTGTGGCACTTGCGGCGGCTACCGGCTGCGCCAAGAGGCGCTGGCGGTCAAGATCGGTGGCCAGCATGTCGGGCAGGTCGTGCAGATGTCGATCAAGGAAGCCTATGATTGGTGCCTGACCGTCCCCGACAACCTGTCCAAGCAGAAGAACGAAATCGCCGTGGCGATCCTGAAAGAAATCCGCGAACGGCTGGGGTTCCTGAACAATGTCGGGCTGGAATATCTGACGCTGGCACGCAATTCCGGCACTTTGTCGGGTGGTGAAAGCCAGCGTATCCGGCTGGCCAGCCAGATCGGATCGGGGTTGCAAGGTGTGCTTTACGTGCTGGACGAACCCAGCATCGGGCTGCATCAGCGCGATAATGACCGGCTGCTGACCACGCTGAAAAACCTGCGCGATCAGGGCAATACGGTGATTGTCGTCGAACATGACGAAGAGGCGATCCGCGAGGCCGATTACGTCTTTGACATCGGCCCCGGTGCGGGTGTGCATGGCGGACAGGTCGTGGCCCAAGGCACCCCGGCCGAGATCATGGCCAATGAAAATTCGATCACCGGGATGTATCTGACCGGCAAACGCGAAATCGCCGTGCCCGCGACCCGCCGCAAGGGCAAGGGCAAAAAGCTGACCGTGGTCAAGGCGACGGGCAACAATCTGCATGATGTAACGGCGGATTTCCCGCTGGGCATGTTTGTCTGTGTCACCGGCGTGTCGGGCGGCGGCAAATCCACGCTGACGATTGAAACCCTGTTCAAGAATGCCTCGCAGAAATTGAATGGCGCGCGCCAGACACCGGCACCCTGCGAGACGATCAAAGGGTTCGAACATCTCGACAAGGTCATCGACATCGACCAGCGCCCCATCGGGCGCACGCCGCGGTCCAACCCTGCGACCTATACCGGGGCTTTCACCCCGATCCGCGACTGGTTTGCCGGCCTGCCAGAGGCCAAGGCCCGCGGCTATAAACCGGGGCGGTTTTCCTTCAACGTCAAGGGGGGCCGCTGCGAGGCGTGCCAAGGCGACGGTGTCATCAAGATCGAGATGCATTTTTTGCCCGATGTCTATGTCACCTGCGAGACCTGCAAGGGCGCGCGCTATAACCGCGAAACGCTGGAGGTGAAGTTCAAGGGCAAGAGCATCGCGGATGTGCTTGATATGACAGTGGAAGATGCGCAGGGATTTTTCACCGCCGTGCCGTCGATCCGCGAAAAGATGGATGCGCTGATGCGCGTGGGGCTGGGCTATATCAAGGTGGGCCAGCAGGCCACGACGCTGTCAGGCGGCGAGGCGCAGCGCGTGAAACTGTCCAAGGAACTGGCGCGCCGGTCCACGGGCCGCACGCTTTATATTCTGGATGAGCCGACGACGGGGCTGCATTTCGAGGATGTGCGCAAGCTGCTGGAGGTGCTGCATGAATTGGTCGATCAGGGCAATTCGGTGATCGTGATCGAACATAACCTCGATGTGGTGAAAACCGCCGATCATATCATCGATATCGGTCCCGAAGGCGGTGATGGCGGGGGGCGGATCGTCGCAGTCGGCACGCCCGAAGAGGTGGCCGAGGTCGCGGAGAGCCATACGGGACGCTATCTCAAACCGATGCTGGCACCGCGCAAGGTGGCGGCGGAATAG